The following coding sequences are from one uncultured Bacteroides sp. window:
- a CDS encoding electron transfer flavoprotein subunit alpha/FixB family protein: MNNLFVYCEIEDGNILDVSLELLTKGRSLANQLKCQLEAIVAGSNLKGIEKQILPYGVDKLHVFDEKGLYPYTSLPHTSILVNLFKEEKPQICLMGATVIGRDLGPRVSSALTSGLTADCTALEIGTHEDKKAGKTYENLLFQIRPAFGGNIVATIVNPDHRPQMATVREGVMKKEIIALNYKGEVINHDVKKYVADTDYIVKVIERHVEKAKNNLKGSPIIIAGGYGVGSKENFNLLFDLAKTLNAEVGASRAAVDAGFAEHDRQIGQTGVTVRPKLYIACGISGQIQHIAGMQESSMIISINNDPDAPINTIADYVINGTVEEVIPKMIKFYKQNSK, encoded by the coding sequence ATGAATAATTTATTTGTATATTGTGAGATAGAAGATGGCAATATATTGGACGTCAGCCTCGAACTACTCACTAAAGGACGTTCACTGGCTAATCAGTTAAAATGTCAACTTGAAGCTATTGTAGCCGGAAGTAATCTTAAAGGTATTGAAAAACAAATCCTTCCTTACGGAGTAGATAAACTCCATGTTTTCGACGAAAAAGGGCTCTACCCTTACACTTCTCTTCCTCACACATCTATTTTGGTTAATCTCTTCAAAGAAGAAAAACCTCAAATTTGCCTAATGGGTGCTACGGTGATCGGCCGAGATCTCGGACCTCGAGTGTCTTCAGCTTTAACCAGCGGTCTGACAGCCGACTGTACTGCTTTGGAAATAGGAACTCATGAAGATAAAAAAGCCGGAAAAACGTATGAAAACCTTCTGTTCCAAATTCGTCCGGCCTTTGGTGGAAACATTGTTGCCACGATTGTTAACCCTGACCACCGCCCACAAATGGCAACGGTGCGCGAAGGAGTTATGAAAAAAGAAATTATCGCACTTAATTATAAAGGAGAAGTAATCAACCACGACGTAAAAAAATATGTTGCCGACACAGATTATATAGTTAAAGTTATTGAGCGGCATGTTGAAAAGGCAAAAAATAATTTGAAAGGTTCTCCCATAATCATTGCCGGAGGTTACGGTGTAGGTTCTAAAGAAAACTTCAACCTTCTGTTTGATTTAGCCAAAACACTTAATGCAGAAGTTGGTGCCAGTCGCGCCGCCGTAGATGCCGGTTTTGCAGAACATGATCGGCAAATAGGGCAAACAGGAGTTACTGTTCGTCCCAAACTCTATATTGCTTGTGGCATTTCAGGACAGATACAACATATCGCCGGAATGCAAGAAAGCTCTATGATTATCTCTATCAATAATGATCCGGATGCACCGATTAATACCATAGCCGACTATGTAATTAATGGTACAGTGGAAGAAGTTATTCCGAAAATGATCAAGTTTTATAAACAAAATTCAAAATAG
- a CDS encoding glycoside hydrolase family 9 protein, whose protein sequence is MKRKRWLLIIALFALISEIQAQEWIRINQLGYLPESRKVAVFMSESITNIKKYCLIDAFTGKTIQTFDSLKSMGKMGQMASTYRLDFSDFNQQGTYYLKAGKAKSPRFVVGNQVYNGAADFLLNYMRQQRCGYNPFLKDSCHVHDGYIVYQPNKTGQHIDVRGGWHDASDYLQYTTTSANAIYQMMFAYQQNPECFTDTHDAAGLRGANGIPDIVDEIKWGLDWLNKMNPHKGEMYNQIADDRDHAGMRLPNKDKVDYGYGKGLGRPVYFCSGEKQSRGKFMNATTGVASTAGKFASCFALGAEILKTYYPAFAEEIKSKAKDAYLLGIEKPGVCQTASVVSPYIYEEDNWTDDMELAAIELYHCTKDEKLMNQAIEYGRREPVTPWMGADSARHYQWYPFMNMGHYQLAKSANQRISREFIRNLRAGIERVYEKASNHPFLFGIPPIWCSNNLTAAMLTQCSLYRQLTGDNTYEEMEASLRDWLFGCNPWGTSMIVELPIWGDYPTQPHSSLINAGVGNTTGGLVDGPVYTSIFKGLRGVHLENGEDYARCQPNEMVYHDDTHDYATNEPTMDGTASLTYYLSALQKEGMQASGSSADKNIYINGGIIRTDPSKKQITLVFTAADKADGANSIIKTLKKKGIKGSFFFTGTFYKQFPEVIRQLKQERHYIGAHSYAHPLYCSWEKRDSTLISREKFEQDLLTNYQQMDEAGIRYSEAPYFIPPYEHYNAQISAWTKSLGLQLVNFTPGTLTNADYTTPEMKNYRTSKEIYRRMMAVESKEGLNGHIMLIHLGTDNKRTDKFYAHYLEKMINDLKKKGYSFVSLTEAIRMQ, encoded by the coding sequence ATGAAACGTAAACGTTGGCTACTAATCATAGCGCTCTTTGCCTTAATATCAGAAATACAAGCACAAGAGTGGATAAGAATTAACCAACTCGGATATCTGCCTGAGTCCCGAAAAGTAGCGGTTTTCATGAGCGAAAGCATTACAAACATCAAGAAATATTGCTTGATAGATGCATTCACAGGAAAAACCATACAAACCTTTGATTCCCTCAAATCAATGGGCAAAATGGGACAAATGGCTAGCACATACCGATTGGATTTCAGCGACTTTAATCAACAGGGAACGTATTACTTGAAAGCCGGCAAAGCAAAATCCCCCCGTTTTGTGGTCGGTAATCAGGTATACAATGGGGCAGCCGACTTTTTGCTGAATTATATGCGTCAGCAAAGGTGCGGCTACAACCCATTCCTAAAAGACAGTTGCCATGTGCACGATGGTTACATTGTTTATCAGCCTAATAAAACAGGCCAGCATATTGATGTTCGGGGAGGATGGCACGACGCATCGGACTATCTTCAATACACTACCACTTCCGCTAATGCAATCTACCAAATGATGTTTGCTTATCAACAAAACCCCGAATGCTTCACAGATACTCATGATGCAGCCGGACTTAGAGGAGCGAATGGCATACCTGACATTGTAGATGAAATAAAATGGGGACTGGACTGGTTAAACAAAATGAACCCTCACAAAGGGGAAATGTATAACCAAATAGCAGATGATCGAGACCATGCAGGAATGCGACTTCCTAACAAAGATAAGGTAGATTATGGCTATGGCAAAGGCTTAGGACGACCGGTATATTTCTGCAGCGGAGAGAAACAATCGCGCGGTAAATTTATGAATGCCACTACCGGAGTAGCTAGCACTGCCGGAAAATTTGCGTCCTGTTTTGCTTTAGGAGCCGAAATATTGAAAACATATTATCCGGCATTCGCAGAAGAAATAAAATCTAAAGCCAAAGATGCTTACCTGCTAGGCATTGAGAAACCCGGAGTATGCCAGACGGCTTCCGTCGTTTCACCTTATATTTATGAGGAGGATAACTGGACGGATGACATGGAACTTGCAGCAATCGAGCTATATCATTGCACGAAGGATGAAAAGTTGATGAACCAAGCTATCGAATATGGACGCCGCGAGCCAGTAACCCCTTGGATGGGCGCCGATAGTGCCCGACATTATCAATGGTATCCATTCATGAACATGGGACATTACCAACTAGCTAAAAGTGCCAATCAGCGAATAAGCAGGGAATTTATCCGCAACCTGCGGGCAGGTATCGAGCGGGTTTACGAAAAGGCCTCCAATCATCCTTTTCTGTTTGGCATTCCACCGATATGGTGCTCTAACAATCTTACAGCAGCCATGCTCACACAATGCTCCCTCTATCGGCAGTTGACTGGTGATAATACCTATGAAGAGATGGAAGCCTCTTTGCGCGATTGGCTTTTCGGGTGCAACCCATGGGGTACAAGTATGATCGTTGAGTTACCGATTTGGGGCGATTACCCTACTCAACCGCACTCTTCACTGATCAATGCGGGAGTAGGAAATACCACAGGTGGATTAGTTGACGGACCTGTATATACCAGCATATTTAAAGGATTAAGAGGAGTGCATTTGGAAAATGGTGAAGATTATGCCCGCTGCCAACCCAACGAGATGGTGTATCATGACGACACGCACGATTATGCGACCAATGAGCCAACCATGGACGGGACTGCCAGTCTGACTTACTACCTCTCGGCGTTACAAAAAGAGGGAATGCAAGCAAGTGGATCTTCCGCAGATAAAAACATCTATATCAATGGCGGAATCATACGCACAGATCCTTCAAAAAAACAGATAACATTGGTCTTCACCGCTGCCGATAAAGCAGATGGGGCAAACTCTATCATAAAAACATTAAAGAAGAAGGGAATAAAAGGCTCCTTCTTTTTCACAGGAACGTTTTACAAACAATTTCCTGAAGTGATTCGTCAACTGAAACAAGAGAGACATTACATTGGGGCACACAGCTATGCTCACCCACTCTACTGCTCATGGGAAAAGCGCGATTCAACTCTTATCAGCCGCGAAAAATTCGAGCAAGATCTATTAACCAATTACCAACAGATGGATGAAGCAGGAATAAGATACAGCGAAGCTCCCTATTTTATCCCGCCATATGAACATTACAATGCCCAGATTTCAGCATGGACAAAAAGTCTGGGATTGCAACTAGTAAACTTCACTCCCGGCACTCTGACTAATGCCGACTACACCACTCCGGAAATGAAAAATTACCGGACAAGTAAAGAGATCTACAGACGAATGATGGCAGTGG
- a CDS encoding acyl-CoA dehydrogenase family protein, giving the protein MANFYTDTPELRHHLNHPLMKRIVELKERSYTDTANYEYAPVDFEDAMDSYDKVLEIVGEICGDIIAPNAEDVDHEGPSVNNGRVSYASGTAANLEACRKAGLMGMAMPRRFGGLNFPVVPYIMAADIVSRSDAGFENLWGLQDCAETIYEFANEDQKKRYISRVCKGDTMSMDLTEPDAGSDLQSVMLKATYSEKDECWYLNGVKRFITNGDADIHLVLARSEDGTHDGRGLSMFIYDKRNGGVNVRRIENKMGIKGSPTCELVYKNAKAELCGDRKLGLIKYVMALMNGARLGIAAQSVGLSHAAYNEALAYAQDRKQFGKAIIEFPAVAEILSLMKAKLEASRALLYETARFVDVYKALDDISKERKLTPEERKEQKKFSKLADSFTPLAKGIGSEFANQNAYDCIQIHGGSGFMKDYACERIYRDSRITSIYEGTTQLQVVAAIRYVTNGAYLTQIREYETMPVSPELEGLKNRLKEMANKYQAVVEKVTEAKDQELLDFCARRIVEMAAHLIMAHLLLQDASKNDIFAESAQVYVRFAEVEVEKHALFIGKFDKDDLAYYRK; this is encoded by the coding sequence ATGGCTAATTTTTATACAGATACACCGGAACTCAGACATCATCTGAACCATCCGTTAATGAAAAGAATTGTAGAACTCAAAGAGAGAAGCTACACCGATACAGCGAATTATGAATATGCTCCGGTAGACTTTGAAGATGCAATGGACAGCTATGACAAAGTACTTGAAATTGTAGGTGAAATCTGCGGAGATATTATTGCCCCAAATGCAGAAGATGTAGATCACGAAGGGCCTTCTGTAAATAATGGACGGGTGAGTTATGCCAGCGGCACTGCCGCTAACTTGGAAGCTTGCCGTAAAGCGGGTTTGATGGGTATGGCAATGCCTCGCCGTTTTGGCGGACTGAATTTCCCTGTTGTTCCTTATATCATGGCGGCAGACATTGTAAGTCGTAGTGATGCCGGATTTGAGAACCTTTGGGGATTACAGGATTGTGCAGAAACAATCTATGAATTTGCTAACGAAGATCAGAAGAAACGTTACATCAGCCGCGTTTGTAAAGGTGATACGATGTCAATGGACCTCACTGAGCCGGATGCCGGATCTGATTTGCAATCGGTTATGCTGAAAGCTACTTATAGCGAAAAGGATGAATGCTGGTACCTAAATGGTGTAAAACGTTTTATCACAAACGGAGATGCTGACATTCACCTCGTTTTGGCACGCTCTGAGGATGGTACACATGACGGACGCGGACTTTCTATGTTCATTTATGACAAACGCAACGGAGGTGTTAATGTGCGTCGTATAGAAAATAAAATGGGTATCAAAGGTTCTCCTACTTGCGAACTGGTTTACAAGAACGCTAAAGCAGAGCTTTGTGGTGACCGTAAGCTAGGCCTTATTAAATATGTGATGGCTCTGATGAATGGAGCCCGCCTGGGCATCGCCGCTCAATCAGTCGGCTTATCACATGCAGCCTATAATGAAGCTTTGGCTTACGCGCAAGATCGTAAACAATTTGGCAAAGCGATCATAGAATTTCCGGCTGTTGCCGAGATTCTCTCTCTCATGAAAGCCAAACTGGAGGCATCGCGTGCATTGTTATATGAAACTGCTCGTTTTGTAGATGTATACAAAGCACTTGATGACATCTCTAAAGAGCGCAAGCTGACTCCGGAAGAGCGAAAGGAACAAAAAAAATTCTCTAAGCTAGCCGATAGTTTCACTCCTTTGGCGAAAGGTATCGGTAGTGAATTTGCCAACCAGAACGCTTACGATTGTATCCAAATTCATGGTGGATCAGGCTTTATGAAAGATTATGCCTGCGAACGTATCTACCGCGATTCACGCATCACTTCTATCTACGAAGGTACCACACAGCTACAAGTTGTTGCTGCCATACGTTATGTCACTAACGGTGCATACCTCACTCAAATTCGTGAATATGAAACAATGCCTGTTTCTCCCGAACTTGAAGGTTTGAAGAATCGTCTTAAAGAGATGGCTAATAAATATCAAGCTGTTGTAGAGAAGGTAACCGAAGCCAAAGATCAGGAATTATTAGATTTCTGCGCCCGCCGCATAGTAGAAATGGCCGCGCACCTAATCATGGCTCATCTCCTGCTTCAGGATGCTTCAAAGAATGACATCTTTGCCGAATCAGCTCAAGTGTATGTACGCTTCGCAGAAGTAGAAGTTGAGAAACATGCCTTGTTCATTGGTAAATTTGATAAAGATGATTTAGCATATTACCGTAAATAA
- a CDS encoding electron transfer flavoprotein subunit beta/FixA family protein, with translation MSLKIVVLAKQVPDTRNVGKDAMKADGTINRAALPAIFNPEDLNALEQALRLKDAHLGSTVTLLTMGPGRAADIIREGLFRGADNGYLLTDRAFAGADTLATSYALATAIKKIGACDVIIGGRQAIDGDTAQVGPQVAEKLGMTQITYAEEILKVANGRISVKRHVDGGVETVEGPLPIVITVNGSAAQCRPRNAKLVQKYKHAKTITEKQQGNLDYTDLYDKRDYLNLVEWSVADVDGDLEQCGLSGSPTKVKAIQNIVFQAKESKTIDSNDREIEDLIVELLANHTIG, from the coding sequence ATGAGTTTAAAAATTGTTGTATTGGCAAAACAAGTTCCCGACACCAGAAACGTTGGGAAAGATGCCATGAAAGCTGATGGAACTATTAACCGCGCCGCGCTTCCGGCTATCTTTAATCCCGAAGATCTTAATGCACTTGAGCAAGCTCTCCGATTAAAAGATGCTCATCTTGGTTCTACTGTTACTCTTCTCACCATGGGCCCGGGGCGTGCAGCCGATATTATTCGCGAAGGACTCTTTAGAGGGGCCGACAATGGTTACTTACTTACAGATCGCGCCTTTGCAGGTGCAGATACACTAGCAACATCGTATGCTTTAGCTACTGCTATAAAAAAAATTGGTGCATGCGACGTCATCATCGGAGGCAGACAAGCTATTGATGGAGATACAGCTCAGGTTGGTCCTCAAGTTGCTGAGAAATTGGGCATGACACAAATCACTTATGCCGAAGAGATTTTAAAAGTAGCCAATGGTCGTATCAGCGTAAAGCGCCATGTTGATGGAGGAGTTGAAACTGTTGAAGGTCCGTTGCCAATTGTCATCACAGTCAATGGCTCAGCTGCACAATGCCGTCCGCGCAATGCTAAACTCGTACAAAAGTACAAACATGCTAAAACGATAACTGAGAAGCAACAAGGAAATTTGGATTATACCGATTTATATGACAAACGGGATTATCTGAATTTGGTAGAATGGAGCGTTGCTGATGTTGATGGAGATTTAGAACAATGCGGGCTCTCCGGCTCTCCAACAAAAGTAAAAGCCATTCAAAACATTGTTTTCCAAGCTAAAGAGAGCAAAACCATTGATAGCAATGACCGGGAGATAGAAGACCTTATTGTTGAACTATTAGCCAACCATACCATTGGTTAA
- a CDS encoding SPFH domain-containing protein: protein METKETSFNGFKMNGFIMLFVLIALLALSVFSLTMYKTLEEIAILLGVIGIVIFFIFLFGFMSLEPNEARAMVFFGKYKGTFKETGFFWANPFLNKKKLSLRARNLDVEPIKVNDKIGNPIMIGLVLVWKLKDTYKAMFEIDSQTMAMNQNNRNQAGIANSVANRMNAFENFVKIQSDAALRQVAGQYAYDGDDISPNELTLRSGGDEINEELENKLSERLAMAGMEVVEARLNYLAYAPEIAAVMLRRQQASAIISAREKIVEGAVSMVKMALTKLSEEEIVELDEDKKAAMVSNLLVVLCADEAAQPVVNTGTLNH, encoded by the coding sequence ATGGAAACAAAAGAAACGTCTTTTAATGGCTTTAAAATGAATGGCTTCATCATGTTATTCGTTTTAATAGCACTCCTCGCTCTTAGTGTGTTCTCTTTAACGATGTACAAAACCTTAGAAGAAATTGCTATTCTCCTCGGGGTCATAGGAATTGTGATTTTCTTCATTTTTCTCTTCGGCTTTATGTCTCTTGAACCGAATGAAGCCAGAGCAATGGTGTTTTTTGGAAAATACAAAGGAACTTTTAAAGAGACCGGCTTCTTCTGGGCAAATCCTTTTCTAAACAAAAAGAAACTGTCACTTCGCGCTCGCAACTTGGATGTAGAACCCATCAAGGTGAATGATAAGATAGGCAATCCAATCATGATAGGGCTTGTATTAGTATGGAAACTAAAAGATACTTATAAAGCGATGTTTGAAATTGATTCTCAAACAATGGCAATGAACCAGAATAATAGGAATCAAGCTGGCATAGCTAATTCAGTAGCGAATAGAATGAATGCTTTTGAAAATTTTGTGAAGATACAAAGTGATGCTGCTTTAAGACAAGTTGCCGGACAATACGCTTATGATGGTGACGATATCAGTCCTAACGAACTTACTCTGCGTTCAGGAGGAGATGAAATTAATGAAGAATTAGAAAACAAATTAAGTGAACGCTTAGCTATGGCAGGAATGGAAGTCGTAGAAGCCAGACTTAACTATTTAGCTTATGCTCCTGAAATTGCAGCTGTCATGCTTCGCCGTCAACAAGCTTCTGCCATTATTTCTGCTCGTGAAAAGATTGTTGAAGGGGCTGTATCAATGGTAAAAATGGCTTTAACAAAACTTTCTGAAGAAGAAATTGTTGAGTTAGATGAAGATAAAAAAGCAGCAATGGTAAGTAATTTGTTAGTAGTACTCTGTGCTGATGAAGCTGCACAGCCGGTTGTAAATACAGGGACATTAAATCATTGA
- a CDS encoding alpha/beta fold hydrolase, with protein sequence MIKYQFMKFSILLAILLWGSFNTYAQNYESAADKVFEFIANGQGDSIYTHFNEKIRARATPETFNSIFHKLEERFGAYQSKGEWQRTAIESQNMYYCDLVFKNSPLRLLVAFDPDGKVNTIRFIPVPHSASVPVKNDKFSESSIEIVSGKYKLPGTMSYPNKMTKAPVAILVHGSGPNDRDETVGANKPFRDIAWGLADRGIAVIRYDKRTFIYGSKWKTVEKKGTFDDETVDDAIAAIKWAKKNPQFDTNQIYLIGHSLGAMLAPRIAQKAPELAGIIMLSGNARPLEDVILDQVNYLSSLQDSSDKDKKQTTLIKEQIANLKNLGTKKYDEKIGLPLNLSKAYWQFAEKYNQVKVAKKLKLPIFILQGERDYQVTMTDFNMWRSSLKHNRNVTFKSYPKLNHLYQEGKGKSIPSEYAQKASIPEYVIKDISQWIKDSDRK encoded by the coding sequence ATGATCAAGTATCAATTCATGAAGTTTTCAATACTACTGGCCATATTATTGTGGGGGAGTTTTAATACTTATGCACAAAATTATGAATCGGCCGCTGATAAAGTATTTGAATTTATCGCCAACGGACAGGGTGACAGTATCTATACACATTTTAATGAAAAAATACGTGCTAGAGCCACTCCGGAAACGTTCAATAGTATATTTCATAAATTAGAAGAACGTTTTGGCGCCTATCAATCAAAAGGAGAATGGCAGAGAACTGCAATAGAAAGTCAAAATATGTATTATTGTGATTTAGTATTTAAAAATTCTCCTTTGCGCTTGTTGGTTGCTTTTGATCCAGATGGAAAAGTGAATACCATCCGTTTCATACCCGTTCCCCACAGTGCATCAGTTCCTGTAAAGAACGATAAATTTTCAGAATCTTCTATAGAAATAGTATCGGGAAAGTATAAGCTTCCCGGTACTATGAGCTATCCTAACAAAATGACTAAAGCACCGGTAGCAATTCTCGTACATGGTTCAGGACCCAACGACAGGGATGAAACGGTAGGAGCAAACAAACCTTTCCGTGACATAGCATGGGGATTAGCAGATAGAGGCATTGCTGTTATTCGATATGACAAGAGAACGTTTATTTATGGTAGTAAATGGAAAACGGTAGAAAAAAAGGGGACTTTTGATGACGAAACAGTAGACGATGCTATTGCCGCTATAAAATGGGCAAAAAAGAATCCGCAGTTTGACACTAATCAGATTTATCTTATAGGGCATAGCCTAGGTGCAATGCTTGCCCCTCGTATTGCTCAAAAAGCTCCGGAACTAGCTGGAATAATCATGCTTTCAGGAAATGCCCGTCCACTAGAAGATGTAATCTTAGACCAGGTAAACTATCTATCATCGTTACAAGATTCATCGGATAAAGATAAAAAACAGACAACTCTTATTAAAGAACAAATAGCCAACCTAAAGAATTTGGGAACAAAAAAGTATGACGAGAAGATAGGATTGCCTCTCAATTTAAGTAAGGCATATTGGCAATTTGCCGAAAAATACAATCAAGTAAAAGTTGCCAAAAAGCTCAAACTTCCTATTTTCATACTGCAAGGTGAGCGAGATTATCAGGTAACAATGACCGATTTCAACATGTGGCGTTCTAGTTTAAAGCATAACAGAAATGTGACATTCAAATCTTACCCAAAATTAAATCATCTCTATCAGGAAGGAAAGGGAAAATCAATTCCGTCAGAATATGCACAAAAAGCTTCAATACCGGAATATGTAATTAAAGACATCAGCCAATGGATAAAAGACTCTGATCGTAAATAA
- a CDS encoding PLP-dependent transferase: MKKKNFESLVLHTAFEKEDVYGSLSMPIYNTAAYEFDTAEAMEAAFCGRTKEHAYSRITNPTVQYFERKVQVVTDALSVTALNSGMAAISNTLITLAQTGSNIVTSAHLFGNTYSFLKNTLAAFGVEVRFCDLTNIDEVKKQIDQNTCAIFLEVITNPQLEIADLKALSTIGHEQGVPLVADTTVIPFNVFSAKNFGVDIEIVSSTKYISGGATSIGGLIIDYGTFDWSFSKKLAAMNIEFGSATFTMKLRKEIHRNLGAYMTPQVAYMQTLGLETVEIRFERQANTCLKLAESLQKISDIESVNYTGLPDNPYYQLSKEQFGSLPGAMLTFNLASREACFHFINKLKLIRRATNLFDNKSLVIHPASTIYGSFTAEQRKSMDVNDKTIRLSVGLENTDDLLEDIIQALK; encoded by the coding sequence ATGAAAAAAAAGAATTTTGAGTCACTCGTGTTGCATACTGCATTTGAAAAAGAAGATGTATATGGTTCTTTATCTATGCCTATATATAATACCGCAGCATACGAGTTCGACACGGCAGAAGCTATGGAAGCTGCTTTTTGCGGACGAACAAAAGAACACGCTTACTCACGCATAACCAACCCTACCGTACAATATTTTGAGCGGAAAGTACAGGTTGTAACAGATGCTTTAAGTGTTACTGCCCTCAACTCAGGGATGGCTGCTATTAGTAACACGCTCATCACTTTGGCACAGACAGGGAGTAACATCGTAACTTCAGCACACCTATTTGGAAATACTTATTCTTTTTTAAAAAATACCTTAGCCGCTTTCGGCGTGGAAGTCCGTTTTTGTGATTTGACCAACATCGATGAAGTCAAGAAGCAAATAGATCAGAACACTTGTGCCATTTTTTTGGAAGTAATTACCAATCCTCAGCTAGAAATAGCCGACTTAAAAGCACTTTCTACTATCGGACATGAACAAGGAGTGCCTTTAGTAGCTGATACGACTGTCATTCCTTTTAATGTCTTTTCTGCTAAAAATTTCGGGGTCGATATAGAAATTGTATCTAGCACAAAATATATTTCTGGAGGAGCGACAAGTATTGGTGGATTAATTATAGACTATGGAACTTTCGACTGGAGCTTTTCTAAAAAATTGGCTGCTATGAACATCGAATTTGGATCGGCTACTTTCACCATGAAGCTTCGCAAAGAAATTCATCGAAATCTTGGTGCTTATATGACCCCGCAAGTAGCTTATATGCAGACATTAGGCTTAGAAACCGTAGAAATTCGTTTCGAACGCCAAGCAAACACATGCCTAAAACTAGCTGAAAGCTTACAAAAGATTTCCGATATAGAGTCAGTAAACTATACTGGTTTACCTGATAACCCGTATTATCAATTGAGCAAGGAACAATTCGGATCACTGCCGGGTGCTATGCTAACTTTTAATCTAGCATCCAGAGAAGCATGTTTCCATTTTATTAATAAACTCAAGTTAATCCGCAGAGCGACCAATTTATTCGATAATAAATCTCTCGTCATACATCCTGCAAGTACCATATATGGCTCATTCACAGCTGAGCAACGGAAAAGTATGGATGTTAATGACAAAACGATTCGACTATCAGTTGGCTTAGAGAATACGGATGACTTATTAGAGGACATTATTCAGGCATTAAAATAA
- a CDS encoding Arc family DNA-binding protein — MAKKESSTKSFVLRIDPATMEAIEKWASDEFRSTNGQLQWIIAEALKKSGRLKNRKSSPKDDEINKSSE; from the coding sequence ATGGCCAAAAAAGAATCTTCAACCAAAAGTTTTGTATTACGCATAGACCCTGCTACAATGGAAGCCATAGAGAAATGGGCTTCTGACGAGTTTCGTAGCACAAATGGCCAACTTCAATGGATCATTGCGGAAGCTCTAAAAAAGAGCGGACGACTGAAAAACCGCAAATCATCACCAAAAGACGATGAGATAAATAAAAGTAGTGAATAG
- a CDS encoding DUF6340 family protein, translating into MTKYHYLFVSLLILVLTSCQTIEELSIDYMVPASISFPSELKRVAIVNNVPSNGGYILVSESPKAEEPVGRELKKATVFFDGNAQLASESLAESLSKANYFDEVVICDSVLRSKDILPREATLSQVEVKQLAKNLDVDAIISIEGLKIKAVKGIQFLSDWGLFQSTTDAKIFSGLRIYIPSRKVPMVTVNVSDSIYWEETGTSEASVLKRSIDDKELVKEASDFAGTIPVKYLTPYWKTAKRFIYTNGSVEMRDAAIYVKEKSWDKAHTLWEKAFQSKNKKRQMRSALNIALYYEMNDSLQNAEKWALKAQSLAREVEKVDEKTKDNFDMRNVPNYYYITLYVGELQERLSYLPKLNMQMNRFNDDF; encoded by the coding sequence ATGACAAAATACCATTATCTATTTGTGTCTCTGCTTATTCTCGTTTTAACTTCTTGTCAAACGATAGAAGAATTATCCATAGATTACATGGTGCCGGCGAGCATTAGTTTCCCTTCTGAACTGAAGCGTGTGGCTATTGTTAACAATGTCCCTTCTAATGGGGGGTATATTTTGGTGTCTGAATCACCCAAGGCCGAAGAACCTGTAGGCAGAGAATTAAAGAAAGCTACTGTTTTCTTTGACGGAAATGCTCAGTTGGCTTCGGAATCTTTAGCCGAATCTTTATCTAAAGCTAATTATTTTGATGAAGTCGTTATTTGTGATTCGGTTTTGAGAAGTAAAGATATATTGCCCCGAGAAGCTACCCTTAGTCAGGTAGAGGTAAAGCAATTAGCGAAGAATTTAGATGTTGACGCTATTATCTCTATCGAAGGACTTAAGATAAAGGCGGTGAAGGGCATCCAGTTTTTATCGGACTGGGGGCTTTTTCAATCGACCACGGATGCTAAGATTTTCTCTGGGCTGAGGATTTATATTCCTTCTCGTAAAGTACCGATGGTAACTGTTAATGTTAGTGATAGTATTTATTGGGAAGAGACAGGAACTTCTGAAGCTTCTGTTTTGAAGCGCTCCATTGATGATAAGGAATTAGTTAAAGAAGCATCCGACTTTGCCGGAACTATTCCTGTGAAGTATTTAACACCGTATTGGAAAACAGCAAAGCGCTTTATATATACAAATGGTTCAGTTGAAATGCGTGATGCAGCTATTTACGTGAAAGAAAAATCTTGGGATAAGGCTCATACTCTATGGGAAAAAGCCTTTCAATCGAAGAATAAAAAACGGCAAATGCGCTCTGCATTGAATATTGCTCTTTACTATGAAATGAACGATAGTCTTCAAAATGCTGAAAAATGGGCTTTGAAAGCTCAAAGTTTAGCTCGGGAAGTAGAGAAGGTTGATGAAAAGACAAAGGATAATTTTGATATGAGAAACGTACCCAATTATTACTACATAACTCTTTATGTTGGGGAGCTGCAAGAGAGATTGAGCTATTTGCCTAAGCTAAATATGCAAATGAATCGTTTTAATGATGATTTTTAA